Proteins from a genomic interval of Drosophila melanogaster chromosome 2R:
- the Ser8 gene encoding Ser8: MSLLIATFLALLALTNGAVIPIGLEPQTSSLGGRIVGGTASSIEDRPWQVSLQRSGSHFCGGSIISNNIIVTAAHCLDTPTTVSNLRIRAGSNKRTYGGVLVEVAAIKAHEAYNSNSKINDIGVVRLKTKLTFGSTIKAITMASATPAHGSAASISGWGKTSTDGPSSATLLFVDTRIVGRSQCGSSTYGYGSFIKATMICAAATNKDACQGDSGGPLVSGGQLVGVVSWGRDCAVANYPGVYANIAELRDWVLQAQKTV, from the coding sequence ATGTCCCTACTAATAGCAACTTTCTTAGCCCTGCTGGCCCTCACGAATGGCGCAGTCATTCCCATTGGCCTGGAACCACAAACATCATCGCTAGGTGGCCGGATTGTTGGAGGCACAGCCTCTTCCATTGAGGATCGTCCCTGGCAGGTTTCTCTGCAGCGTTCCGGAAGTCATTTCTGCGGTGGATCCAtcatcagcaacaacatcatcgTGACCGCCGCCCATTGCCTGGACACTCCGACCACGGTCTCCAATCTCCGGATAAGGGCTGGCTCCAATAAGCGAACCTATGGTGGCGTTCTCGTCGAGGTGGCTGCCATCAAGGCACATGAGGCATACAACTCCAACAGCAAGATTAACGACATTGGAGTGGTGCGTCTGAAGACTAAGCTGACCTTTGGCTCGACCATCAAGGCCATTACGATGGCCAGTGCGACGCCGGCTCACGGATCAGCAGCTAGCATCTCAGGCTGGGGCAAGACCTCCACCGATGGCCCCTCGTCAGCGACGCTGCTCTTTGTGGACACGAGAATTGTGGGCCGTTCGCAGTGTGGCAGTTCCACTTACGGATATGGTTCCTTCATCAAAGCAACCATGATCTGTGCAGCGGCGACGAACAAGGATGCATGCCAGGGTGATTCTGGTGGACCTCTGGTATCCGGAGGCCAACTGGTGGGCGTCGTCTCCTGGGGACGAGATTGCGCCGTCGCCAATTATCCCGGCGTGTATGCCAACATTGCCGAACTGAGAGATTGGGTCCTTCAGGCCCAGAAGACTGTCTAG